From one Sparus aurata chromosome 16, fSpaAur1.1, whole genome shotgun sequence genomic stretch:
- the LOC115566250 gene encoding protein max-like isoform X1, whose amino-acid sequence MSENDDIEVDSDADKRAHHNALERKRRDHIKDSFHGLRDSVPALQGEKNSVKQASRAQILDKATEYIQYMRRKNHTHQQDIDDLKKQNALLEQQVRALEKAKGNTQLQTNYSSDSSLYTNRKGSAVSAFDGGSDSSSESEPDEPPNRKKLRMEPS is encoded by the exons GCAGACAAGCGTGCACATCACAACGCACTCGAGCGTAAACGCAGGGACCACATTAAAGACAGCTTTCACGGTTTACGAGATTCTGTGCCGGCATTACAAGGGGAGAAG AACTCTGTCAAACAGGCTTCCCGAGCACAGATTCTAGACAAAGCCACCGAGTACATCCAGTACATGAGGCGAAAAAACCATACCCACCAGCAAGACATCGATGACTTAAAGAAGCAGAATGCCCTGTTGGAGCAGCAAG TTCGTGCACTGGAGAAGGCCAAGGGGAACACTCAGCTCCAGACAAACTACTCTTCTGACAGCAGCTTGTACACAAACCGCAAAGGCAGCGCGGTGTCCGCCTTCGACGGCGGCTCTGACTCCAGCTCCGAATCAGAGCCGGACGAGCCGCCTAACAGAAAGAAGCTGCGCATGGAGCCCAGCTAG
- the LOC115566250 gene encoding protein max-like isoform X2, with protein MSENDDIEVDSDADKRAHHNALERKRRDHIKDSFHGLRDSVPALQGEKASRAQILDKATEYIQYMRRKNHTHQQDIDDLKKQNALLEQQVRALEKAKGNTQLQTNYSSDSSLYTNRKGSAVSAFDGGSDSSSESEPDEPPNRKKLRMEPS; from the exons GCAGACAAGCGTGCACATCACAACGCACTCGAGCGTAAACGCAGGGACCACATTAAAGACAGCTTTCACGGTTTACGAGATTCTGTGCCGGCATTACAAGGGGAGAAG GCTTCCCGAGCACAGATTCTAGACAAAGCCACCGAGTACATCCAGTACATGAGGCGAAAAAACCATACCCACCAGCAAGACATCGATGACTTAAAGAAGCAGAATGCCCTGTTGGAGCAGCAAG TTCGTGCACTGGAGAAGGCCAAGGGGAACACTCAGCTCCAGACAAACTACTCTTCTGACAGCAGCTTGTACACAAACCGCAAAGGCAGCGCGGTGTCCGCCTTCGACGGCGGCTCTGACTCCAGCTCCGAATCAGAGCCGGACGAGCCGCCTAACAGAAAGAAGCTGCGCATGGAGCCCAGCTAG